A genomic segment from Halomonas sp. TA22 encodes:
- the rsxA gene encoding electron transport complex subunit RsxA yields MTEYFLILVSTALVNNFVLVQFLGLCPFMGVSSKLESAVGMAMATTFVLTLSSVASYLTFHYLLAPLGLEYLRIIAFIVVIAAVVQFTEMMVRKTSPLLHQVLGIFLPLITTNCAVLGVALLSLNRQSSFMQATLYGFGAALGFSLVLVLFAAMRERLAVADVPRPFRGAAIAMITASLMSLAFMGFSGLAQR; encoded by the coding sequence ATGACCGAATACTTCCTGATCCTTGTCAGTACGGCATTGGTCAACAATTTTGTGCTGGTGCAGTTTCTCGGCCTGTGCCCCTTCATGGGCGTGTCCAGCAAGCTGGAATCGGCTGTGGGCATGGCAATGGCAACCACCTTCGTGCTGACGCTCTCGTCGGTGGCAAGCTACCTGACCTTTCACTATCTGCTGGCCCCGCTGGGTCTCGAGTACCTACGCATCATCGCCTTTATCGTGGTGATCGCAGCGGTCGTGCAGTTCACCGAAATGATGGTGCGCAAGACCAGTCCACTGCTGCATCAGGTGCTCGGTATCTTTCTGCCGTTGATCACCACCAATTGTGCGGTGCTGGGCGTGGCGCTGTTGTCGCTGAATCGTCAATCCAGCTTCATGCAAGCCACCCTATACGGCTTCGGTGCGGCACTGGGCTTTTCGCTGGTACTGGTGCTGTTTGCCGCCATGCGCGAACGCCTGGCAGTGGCTGATGTGCCACGCCCCTTTCGCGGTGCGGCCATCGCCATGATCACCGCAAGTCTCATGTCGCTCGCCTTCATGGGATTTTCCGGGCTGGCCCAGCGCTAA
- the rsxB gene encoding electron transport complex subunit RsxB, with protein MIVDLIAENTIVATVLALVGLAAGFGALLGFAAERFRVEGDPVVERIDSLLPQTQCGQCGYPGCRPYAEAISQGDEINKCPPGGEATIVALADLLGREITPLDGDRQDLPQVAYIREAECIGCTKCIQACPVDAILGAAKLMHTVIIDECTGCDLCVEPCPVDCIEMRPRELGLHEWQWPRPKGPGHLPLAAQISPSVIASDRSPRNRRTAEVHHG; from the coding sequence ATGATCGTCGATCTGATCGCCGAAAACACCATTGTTGCCACCGTGCTGGCTCTGGTCGGTCTTGCGGCAGGCTTCGGAGCGCTACTCGGATTTGCCGCCGAGCGCTTCCGGGTGGAAGGCGATCCAGTGGTCGAGCGCATCGATTCCCTGCTGCCGCAAACCCAATGCGGTCAGTGTGGCTACCCTGGCTGCCGCCCCTATGCCGAAGCGATCAGCCAGGGCGATGAGATCAACAAGTGTCCACCGGGCGGGGAAGCCACTATCGTCGCCCTGGCCGATCTGCTGGGGCGCGAGATCACACCCCTTGATGGCGATCGCCAGGATCTCCCCCAGGTCGCCTATATCCGCGAGGCGGAGTGCATCGGCTGCACGAAATGCATCCAGGCGTGCCCGGTGGATGCCATTCTTGGCGCGGCCAAGCTGATGCATACGGTGATCATCGATGAGTGCACCGGTTGCGATCTGTGTGTGGAGCCCTGCCCAGTGGATTGCATCGAGATGCGGCCCCGTGAACTTGGCCTGCATGAGTGGCAGTGGCCCCGGCCGAAAGGCCCCGGGCACCTGCCACTCGCGGCCCAGATCAGCCCAAGCGTGATCGCAAGCGACCGCAGCCCACGCAATCGTCGGACAGCGGAGGTGCATCATGGCTAA
- the rsxC gene encoding electron transport complex subunit RsxC, with product MANAFDFPGGIYPPERKTLSNQQPLVQAPLPHRVVLPLNQHIGAPAEPCVALGQRVRAGERVAIRQGMVSADVHASLTGTVTAIEPRPVPHPSGGRTPCIVIEATQPGDREDPGIRLDPLEWRDCDEATLLARLDRSGIVGMGGAGFPTQVKARVRQHHLIDTLVINAAECEPYITADDLTLRAYPHDVLEGAQLLAHLSGTQRILVGIEDNKPEAIEALKRALRDASSDALPVEIRAIPTRYPSGGERQLIKRLLDREVPGGGLPAEVGVLCHNPGTLLAAIRAVRDGQPMISRVVTLTGEALASPGNVEARLGTCMHELLTFAGLRESRLEQLIMGGPMMGFPLPQTGLPLVKSANCLIAATAEELPAPPAELPCVRCGACEQACPVGLLPQQLYWYSKGGEHDKAERFNLFDCIECGACSYVCSSHIPLVQYFRAAKGEIRAHRDDMRQAEHARHRFEFRQARIAREEAEKLTKRQARARASTSQRMHAVTQESRQDAAVTPHAQSDSAAGQEELKSLRIAQAASKAALRKAEKALARASHSGDSDEALADLEIQLATAREHLAATEARLATLREAATSETQEPLP from the coding sequence ATGGCTAATGCCTTCGATTTCCCCGGTGGCATCTACCCCCCCGAGCGCAAGACACTATCGAACCAGCAACCGCTCGTTCAGGCACCGCTTCCCCATCGGGTGGTCCTGCCGCTCAATCAGCATATCGGGGCACCGGCCGAACCCTGCGTAGCGCTTGGCCAGCGGGTACGCGCTGGCGAGCGTGTGGCGATCCGCCAAGGGATGGTCTCGGCGGACGTGCATGCAAGCCTCACCGGCACCGTCACCGCCATCGAGCCGCGTCCGGTACCCCACCCCTCCGGCGGGCGGACGCCATGTATCGTGATCGAGGCGACCCAGCCCGGCGACCGAGAAGATCCCGGCATTCGCCTCGACCCGCTTGAGTGGCGCGACTGCGATGAGGCGACCCTACTCGCCAGGCTGGATCGCTCCGGCATCGTGGGCATGGGTGGCGCGGGCTTTCCTACCCAGGTCAAGGCCCGCGTACGCCAGCATCATCTCATCGACACCCTGGTGATCAACGCCGCCGAGTGCGAGCCCTACATCACTGCAGACGATCTGACCCTGCGCGCCTATCCGCATGACGTTCTGGAAGGGGCGCAACTGCTCGCTCACCTGAGCGGTACCCAGCGTATCCTGGTGGGTATCGAGGACAACAAGCCCGAGGCGATCGAAGCGCTCAAGCGAGCGTTGCGCGACGCCTCGAGCGATGCTCTGCCCGTCGAGATCAGGGCGATCCCGACTCGCTACCCAAGCGGTGGCGAGCGCCAGTTGATCAAGCGCCTGCTCGACCGTGAAGTGCCGGGCGGCGGCCTGCCCGCCGAAGTCGGTGTGCTGTGCCACAATCCCGGTACGCTGCTTGCGGCGATACGTGCCGTGCGCGATGGTCAGCCGATGATTTCGCGCGTGGTGACGCTGACCGGCGAAGCGCTGGCGAGCCCCGGCAATGTCGAGGCGCGGCTGGGTACCTGCATGCACGAGCTGTTGACCTTTGCCGGGCTTCGCGAGTCACGCCTCGAGCAGCTGATCATGGGCGGTCCGATGATGGGCTTCCCCCTGCCGCAAACCGGCTTGCCGCTGGTCAAGAGCGCCAACTGCCTGATCGCAGCCACCGCCGAGGAGCTACCTGCCCCACCGGCCGAACTGCCCTGCGTCCGCTGTGGTGCCTGCGAACAGGCCTGCCCGGTGGGACTGCTCCCCCAGCAGCTCTACTGGTACTCGAAAGGCGGCGAGCACGACAAGGCCGAACGCTTCAATCTCTTCGACTGCATCGAGTGCGGCGCCTGCAGCTATGTCTGCTCCAGCCACATTCCCCTGGTGCAGTACTTCCGCGCCGCCAAGGGCGAGATACGCGCCCACCGCGACGACATGCGCCAGGCCGAACACGCCAGGCACCGCTTCGAGTTCCGCCAGGCCAGGATCGCCCGCGAGGAGGCGGAGAAGTTGACCAAACGTCAGGCACGCGCCAGGGCCAGCACCTCCCAGCGCATGCACGCCGTCACCCAGGAGAGCCGGCAGGACGCGGCCGTAACCCCTCACGCGCAAAGCGACAGTGCGGCCGGTCAGGAGGAGCTCAAGTCGCTGCGTATCGCCCAAGCCGCCAGCAAGGCGGCGCTGCGCAAGGCAGAAAAAGCGCTCGCACGCGCCAGCCACTCCGGCGATAGCGACGAGGCGCTGGCCGATCTCGAGATACAGCTGGCCACGGCCAGGGAACACCTTGCCGCCACTGAGGCGCGCCTGGCCACCCTTCGCGAGGCGGCCACGTCCGAGACGCAGGAGCCCTTGCCATGA
- a CDS encoding RnfABCDGE type electron transport complex subunit D, translated as MSLMHASAVSSRRPSSTSAAMAWVLIASVPGTATLTWYFGWGVLTNVLLAMGLGVALEALVLKLRGRTPSTVLRDNSALVTGLLLGISLPPGSSWWLLAVGMVAAIVVAKQLYGGLGQNPFNPAMVGYALLLISFPVPMSHWMAPHGLFGSEALSLLDVLRQVAGLTGQQSLDAISGATPLDAFKYRPEGTMAHEFWASDPLPEGALEAGRASALAWLAGGALLFYRRLISWHIPLTMLSTIMLIATLLYMIDLSRYGSPLFHLLGGGTIFAAFFIATDPVSAAASRRGKLIYAAGIGVLVMVIRTAGSYPDAISFAVLLMNFAVPFIDYYTRPRVQGHIRERRMARTQRIATTTLEDEREMPR; from the coding sequence ATGAGCCTGATGCATGCCAGCGCCGTCTCCTCGCGCCGCCCCTCCTCGACGTCGGCTGCGATGGCCTGGGTACTGATCGCGAGCGTACCTGGGACTGCCACGCTGACCTGGTACTTTGGCTGGGGGGTATTGACCAATGTGCTGCTGGCGATGGGCCTGGGAGTGGCGCTTGAAGCGCTCGTACTCAAGCTGCGCGGGCGCACGCCAAGCACGGTTCTGCGCGACAACAGCGCACTGGTCACTGGCCTGCTGCTTGGCATCTCACTGCCGCCCGGTTCGAGCTGGTGGCTGCTCGCAGTGGGCATGGTGGCCGCCATTGTGGTGGCCAAGCAGCTATACGGCGGGCTGGGACAGAACCCCTTCAATCCGGCCATGGTCGGCTATGCCCTGCTGCTGATCAGCTTCCCGGTACCGATGTCGCACTGGATGGCCCCCCATGGCCTGTTTGGTTCCGAGGCGCTCTCGTTACTGGACGTGCTGCGTCAGGTCGCTGGCCTGACAGGCCAGCAGAGCCTGGATGCGATCAGCGGCGCCACTCCATTGGATGCCTTCAAGTACCGCCCCGAGGGGACGATGGCTCATGAGTTCTGGGCCAGCGACCCGCTGCCGGAGGGCGCGCTGGAAGCCGGTCGCGCCTCGGCGCTGGCCTGGCTGGCCGGGGGGGCGCTGCTGTTCTATCGACGGCTGATCAGCTGGCATATCCCGCTGACGATGCTCTCGACCATTATGCTGATCGCCACGCTGCTCTACATGATCGATCTCAGCCGGTATGGCTCGCCGCTGTTTCATCTGCTAGGCGGTGGGACAATCTTCGCTGCTTTCTTCATTGCCACCGACCCGGTCAGTGCCGCCGCCAGCCGACGCGGCAAGTTGATCTACGCTGCCGGTATCGGCGTGCTGGTAATGGTGATCCGCACCGCCGGCAGCTACCCGGATGCCATCTCCTTCGCCGTGCTGCTGATGAACTTCGCCGTGCCCTTCATCGACTACTACACCCGCCCCCGGGTACAGGGCCACATCAGGGAACGCCGGATGGCCAGGACCCAGCGCATTGCCACTACCACGCTCGAGGACGAACGGGAGATGCCACGATGA
- a CDS encoding RnfABCDGE type electron transport complex subunit G, translated as MSAPSSPRLPSKPSSQPPRSMARAMLRGTLGLALFAVVTAVVVAGTRALTEKRIADNYHAAQYRLLGEMLPVELQDVSVTALLDNTLTLPPTRALGQREPFTAWRVRRGEHAALIVPVIAHGGYSGDIDMLLGIDQSGRLSAVRVVRHQETPGLGDKIERRKSDWITSFDGRSLDNPTLAEWSLARDGGEFDGFTGATITPQAVIMAVRHSLQWFAFDGHRLLREEAESDS; from the coding sequence ATGAGCGCCCCCTCCTCGCCCAGGCTGCCATCCAAGCCTTCATCTCAACCCCCGCGCAGCATGGCCCGTGCCATGCTGCGTGGGACACTCGGGCTTGCGCTGTTCGCCGTCGTCACCGCCGTGGTGGTGGCGGGCACCCGAGCGCTGACCGAGAAGCGCATCGCCGACAACTACCATGCGGCCCAGTACCGCTTGCTTGGCGAGATGCTTCCTGTGGAGCTGCAGGACGTATCGGTGACGGCGCTGCTCGACAATACCCTCACCCTGCCCCCCACCCGTGCGCTGGGGCAACGTGAGCCATTTACCGCCTGGCGGGTTCGCCGCGGCGAGCACGCGGCACTGATCGTGCCGGTGATCGCCCATGGCGGCTACAGCGGCGATATCGACATGCTGTTGGGAATCGATCAAAGCGGCCGTCTCAGTGCGGTTCGCGTGGTGAGGCATCAGGAGACGCCAGGGCTCGGCGACAAGATCGAGCGGCGCAAGAGCGACTGGATCACCAGTTTCGATGGCCGCTCGTTGGACAATCCCACTCTCGCCGAGTGGTCGCTTGCCCGCGACGGCGGCGAATTCGACGGCTTCACCGGGGCCACCATCACGCCTCAGGCGGTGATCATGGCAGTACGCCACAGCCTGCAGTGGTTCGCCTTCGATGGCCATCGCCTGCTGCGCGAGGAGGCTGAGAGCGACTCATGA
- a CDS encoding electron transport complex subunit E, whose protein sequence is MSQFNELARNGLWRNNPALVQLLGLCPLLAVTSSVVNALGLGLATLLVLVGSNLSVSLIRHHVPDHIRLPAFVMIIAAFVTCADLLMAAYTYELHQILGIFIPLIVTNCAILGRADAFASKHPPLPAATDGLMMGLGFALVLVLLGALRELFGQGTLLANLDLLLGPATADWQLTLFANYELLFLVLPPGAFFAAGLLIALKNVIDDHLAQRHQARHGDQPRQSRRVRVTGTIR, encoded by the coding sequence ATGAGCCAGTTCAACGAACTCGCCCGCAATGGGCTGTGGCGCAACAACCCGGCACTCGTGCAGTTGCTGGGGCTGTGCCCGCTGCTGGCAGTGACCAGTAGCGTGGTCAATGCGCTGGGGCTCGGTCTCGCCACCCTGCTGGTGCTGGTCGGCTCCAACCTGTCGGTATCGCTGATTCGCCATCATGTCCCCGATCATATTCGCCTGCCGGCCTTCGTGATGATCATTGCCGCCTTCGTCACCTGTGCCGACCTGCTGATGGCCGCCTATACCTACGAGCTGCACCAGATATTGGGCATCTTCATTCCCCTGATCGTCACCAACTGTGCGATTCTGGGCCGCGCCGACGCCTTCGCCTCGAAGCATCCACCCCTCCCCGCCGCCACCGACGGCCTGATGATGGGACTCGGCTTCGCCCTGGTGCTGGTGCTGCTTGGCGCGCTGCGCGAGCTGTTCGGCCAGGGCACGCTGCTGGCCAATCTGGACCTGCTGCTGGGGCCGGCGACTGCCGACTGGCAACTCACCTTGTTTGCCAACTACGAGCTCCTGTTCCTGGTGCTGCCTCCCGGTGCATTTTTTGCCGCCGGGCTGCTGATCGCCCTGAAGAACGTCATCGACGATCATCTGGCGCAGCGCCACCAGGCCCGGCACGGCGATCAGCCCAGGCAGAGCCGCCGCGTGCGGGTCACCGGTACCATCCGATAG
- the nth gene encoding endonuclease III, with the protein MNTHKRHEIFARLREHMPEPTTELRWSSPFELLAAVLLSAQATDVGVNKATARLYPVANTPQAIIDLGIDGLKEHIRTIGLYNTKAENLMKTCRILVEQYNGEVPQTRAALESLPGVGRKTANVILNTAFGQPTIAVDTHIFRVSNRTRIAPGKDVIEVEKKLMRHVPREFRQDAHHWLILHGRYTCVARKPRCGSCLIEDLCEYKDKTEIA; encoded by the coding sequence ATGAACACCCACAAACGCCATGAGATCTTCGCCCGGCTGCGCGAGCACATGCCCGAGCCCACCACCGAACTGCGCTGGAGCAGCCCATTCGAGCTGCTGGCGGCGGTTCTGCTCTCCGCCCAGGCCACCGACGTGGGGGTCAACAAGGCCACCGCCCGGCTCTATCCCGTGGCCAATACCCCTCAGGCGATCATCGATCTGGGCATCGACGGGCTCAAGGAGCACATCAGGACCATCGGCCTGTACAATACCAAGGCCGAGAACCTGATGAAGACCTGTCGGATCCTGGTCGAGCAGTACAACGGCGAGGTGCCTCAGACCCGCGCTGCCCTCGAGTCGCTGCCCGGAGTGGGCCGCAAGACCGCCAACGTGATCCTCAACACGGCCTTCGGCCAACCGACCATCGCCGTGGACACCCACATCTTCCGGGTCTCGAACCGCACCCGCATCGCCCCGGGCAAGGATGTGATCGAGGTGGAGAAGAAGCTGATGCGCCACGTGCCACGGGAGTTTCGCCAAGATGCCCACCACTGGCTGATCCTGCACGGCCGCTACACCTGCGTGGCGCGCAAGCCACGTTGCGGCAGCTGCCTGATCGAGGATCTCTGCGAGTACAAGGACAAGACCGAGATCGCCTAG
- a CDS encoding YdcF family protein → MEWLKYLLLPPLVNVLLVVLGLLLWPVRSGLGLLLILLGFMSLLLLATPQVSHGLRQGLEHYLPPTPDELQEAEAIVILGGGRDYGAVEFDWGDAPSNATWRRLAYGVKLHRDTGLPILVSGGRVHDEPSSEASLMAAALREIFDVAVEWEEDQSRNTAENARFSADLLSSDGITRVVLVSQSWHLPRAVAEFERTGLDVMPAPTEFASQPGQGLHAWLPRAYHLRHSSQALHEWLGRAVQALRQRILNRP, encoded by the coding sequence ATGGAGTGGCTGAAATATCTGTTATTGCCACCGCTGGTCAATGTGCTGCTGGTGGTACTCGGCTTGCTGCTGTGGCCGGTTCGCAGCGGGCTTGGCCTCCTGCTCATCCTGCTTGGCTTCATGAGCCTGCTGCTGCTCGCCACACCGCAGGTCAGCCATGGCCTGCGCCAGGGGCTCGAGCACTACTTGCCGCCAACGCCAGACGAACTGCAAGAGGCCGAGGCGATCGTGATCCTCGGCGGAGGCCGCGACTACGGTGCCGTGGAATTCGACTGGGGCGATGCCCCGAGCAATGCCACCTGGCGGCGCCTGGCCTATGGCGTGAAGCTGCATCGCGACACTGGATTGCCGATTCTGGTCAGCGGCGGGCGCGTGCATGACGAGCCGAGCAGCGAGGCCAGCCTGATGGCGGCAGCGCTGCGTGAGATATTCGACGTAGCGGTCGAATGGGAGGAGGACCAAAGCCGCAATACTGCCGAGAACGCCCGCTTCAGCGCCGACCTGCTGTCAAGCGATGGCATCACCCGAGTGGTGCTGGTCTCGCAATCCTGGCACCTGCCCCGCGCCGTGGCGGAGTTCGAGCGTACCGGACTCGACGTGATGCCGGCACCGACGGAGTTTGCAAGCCAACCGGGGCAAGGGCTGCATGCCTGGCTACCCCGCGCCTATCACCTGCGCCACAGCAGCCAGGCACTGCATGAGTGGCTGGGACGCGCCGTGCAGGCGCTCCGCCAACGGATCTTGAACCGTCCTTGA
- a CDS encoding ArsA family ATPase — MKQILERRLLWVGGKGGVGKTTVAASLAVLAARRGRCVLVVSTDPAHSLGDVFDRELGDAPTRLLPNLDAMEIDPDIEVEAHLRRVTEQMRRYAAPEMMAELERQMRLTRQSPGTQEAALLERLARLMTDDELPYDLIIFDTAPTGHTLRLLTLPEAMAAWTDGLLAHNRKSEELGRVLKHLTPKSGRDVTTPFDDPEQEAFSDLDERTRDVAQTLLNRRRLFHRARRRIENPDESSFLFVMTPERLPILETVRAVQALEAVKIPVAGTLVNRVIPEEADGEFLRARREQEASYLARIDGELAHLPRPRLAMLPTDVQGIEVLDELADRLETLGF, encoded by the coding sequence ATGAAGCAAATACTTGAACGCCGGCTGCTGTGGGTAGGCGGCAAAGGGGGCGTGGGCAAGACCACGGTGGCAGCATCGCTTGCCGTGCTCGCCGCGCGTCGCGGGCGCTGCGTGCTGGTGGTCTCCACCGACCCCGCGCACAGCCTGGGCGATGTGTTCGATCGCGAGCTCGGCGATGCGCCGACGCGGTTGTTGCCCAACCTGGATGCCATGGAGATCGATCCCGACATCGAGGTCGAGGCTCACCTGCGGCGTGTCACCGAGCAGATGCGCCGCTACGCTGCACCGGAGATGATGGCCGAGCTAGAGCGCCAGATGCGCCTGACCCGGCAGTCCCCCGGTACCCAGGAGGCGGCACTGTTGGAGCGCCTGGCACGGCTGATGACCGATGATGAGCTGCCCTATGACCTGATCATCTTCGATACCGCACCGACCGGTCATACGCTACGCCTGCTGACGCTACCCGAGGCGATGGCGGCCTGGACCGACGGCCTGCTGGCGCACAATCGCAAGTCCGAGGAGCTTGGCCGCGTGCTCAAGCACCTTACGCCCAAGAGCGGACGCGACGTGACCACGCCCTTTGACGATCCCGAACAGGAAGCCTTCAGCGACCTCGACGAGCGTACCCGCGACGTGGCGCAGACGCTGCTCAATCGTCGACGCCTCTTTCACCGTGCGAGGCGACGTATCGAAAATCCCGACGAGAGCAGTTTCCTATTCGTGATGACGCCGGAACGGCTACCGATCCTCGAAACGGTGCGTGCCGTCCAGGCGCTTGAAGCGGTAAAGATTCCGGTAGCGGGGACGCTGGTCAATCGGGTGATTCCGGAGGAGGCGGATGGCGAATTCCTGCGCGCGCGGCGCGAGCAGGAGGCTTCCTATCTGGCGCGCATCGACGGCGAGCTGGCGCACTTGCCACGACCACGCCTGGCGATGCTGCCGACCGATGTACAGGGTATCGAGGTACTCGACGAGCTTGCCGACCGTCTGGAGACACTCGGCTTCTAG
- a CDS encoding cory-CC-star protein, translating into MHDDRDSGHDPLERIRAWLSQARFFAEEVYSSRYRGAIARARRDEDDLFMLLVFSEMMGVPNPAAYYTLELQPLLLERFHDWHRRMGMEHSPLDHFRCC; encoded by the coding sequence ATGCACGATGATCGTGACTCCGGTCATGATCCTCTCGAAAGGATACGGGCCTGGCTTAGCCAGGCCCGTTTCTTCGCCGAGGAGGTCTACTCGTCGCGCTACCGCGGGGCTATTGCCCGGGCGCGACGCGACGAGGACGACCTGTTCATGCTGCTGGTGTTTTCAGAAATGATGGGGGTGCCCAACCCCGCCGCCTACTACACGCTGGAGTTGCAACCGCTGCTGCTTGAGCGGTTCCATGATTGGCATCGGCGGATGGGGATGGAGCATTCGCCTCTGGACCATTTTCGCTGCTGCTAG
- a CDS encoding carbon starvation protein A: MSAIILLVVGLVAMALGYFLYSKFIAEKIFRLDPDFRTPAHEFEDGVDYVPTNRFVLWGHHFTSVAGAAPIVGPAIAVIWGWLPAFLWVVFGTIFFAGVHDSGAIWASVRNKAKSIGALTGDVVGTRARSLFMIVIFLVLLMVNAVFAVVISGLMMNFSTAVVPVWGAILVALVIGQLIYRRILSLPVVSVLGVIALYALIFIGPSVPLQMPAEIAGMSGNAVWILLLFGYAAVASLLPVWVLLQPRDYINGLQLFVGLLVLYGAIVFLNPNMVAPMFNSNVPAGTPSLLPLLFVTIACGAISGFHGLVSSGTTSKQLNKEPDARFVGYFGAVGEGMLALAAILVATAGFASLADWQAMYTGFGQGGVNAFVQGGAYIIHNGLGLPEVTAATLLTVMAALFAGTTMDTGLRLQRYIFQEWGTIYNLKWMTKPAPATLLAVGSCLLLAFGAGGAGGTGGMLIWPLFGTTNQLLAGLTLLVITVILMRLKRPLWYTLVPLCFLLVMTVLALLTQLRGFYEAGNYFLLILGSVILIAAILVSLECGAALKRQRQEIANQGK, translated from the coding sequence ATGAGTGCCATTATTCTACTGGTCGTTGGCCTGGTTGCCATGGCGCTTGGATACTTCCTGTACTCCAAGTTCATTGCCGAGAAAATATTTCGACTCGATCCCGACTTTAGAACGCCCGCGCATGAGTTCGAGGACGGGGTCGACTACGTGCCGACCAACCGCTTCGTGCTGTGGGGGCACCATTTCACCTCGGTGGCGGGCGCCGCGCCCATTGTCGGTCCTGCGATCGCCGTGATCTGGGGCTGGTTGCCGGCCTTTTTGTGGGTGGTGTTCGGCACCATCTTCTTCGCCGGGGTACACGATTCCGGCGCGATCTGGGCCAGCGTGCGCAACAAGGCCAAGTCGATCGGTGCGCTCACCGGCGACGTGGTCGGCACGCGGGCACGCAGCCTGTTCATGATCGTCATCTTCTTGGTCCTGCTGATGGTCAACGCGGTATTCGCGGTGGTCATCTCGGGTCTGATGATGAACTTCTCCACCGCCGTGGTACCGGTGTGGGGCGCGATTCTGGTGGCACTGGTGATCGGCCAGTTGATCTACCGCCGCATTCTCAGCCTGCCGGTGGTGTCGGTACTGGGCGTCATCGCCCTCTACGCCCTGATCTTCATCGGCCCCTCGGTACCGCTGCAGATGCCTGCCGAAATTGCCGGCATGTCCGGCAACGCCGTCTGGATTCTGCTGCTGTTCGGCTATGCCGCGGTCGCCTCGCTGCTGCCGGTGTGGGTGCTGCTGCAGCCGCGCGACTACATCAATGGCCTGCAGCTGTTCGTGGGGCTGCTGGTGCTGTATGGCGCCATCGTGTTCCTCAATCCGAACATGGTCGCTCCGATGTTCAACTCGAACGTGCCGGCCGGGACGCCCTCGCTGCTGCCGCTGCTGTTCGTAACCATCGCCTGCGGCGCAATCTCCGGCTTCCATGGCCTGGTCTCCTCCGGTACTACCTCCAAGCAGCTCAACAAGGAGCCCGATGCACGCTTCGTCGGCTACTTCGGTGCGGTGGGCGAGGGGATGCTGGCGCTGGCAGCGATCCTGGTGGCGACGGCCGGCTTCGCGAGCCTGGCCGACTGGCAGGCGATGTACACCGGCTTCGGCCAGGGTGGAGTCAACGCCTTCGTTCAGGGTGGCGCCTATATCATCCATAACGGCCTGGGGCTTCCGGAAGTGACGGCGGCAACCCTGCTGACGGTGATGGCAGCGCTGTTCGCCGGTACCACCATGGACACCGGCCTGCGCCTGCAGCGCTACATCTTCCAGGAGTGGGGTACCATCTATAACCTGAAGTGGATGACCAAGCCGGCGCCGGCCACCCTGCTTGCCGTGGGCTCCTGCCTGCTGCTGGCCTTCGGTGCGGGCGGTGCCGGCGGCACCGGTGGCATGCTCATCTGGCCGCTGTTCGGTACCACCAACCAGCTGCTGGCCGGCCTAACGCTGCTTGTGATCACGGTCATCCTGATGCGCCTCAAGCGGCCGCTCTGGTATACCCTGGTGCCGCTGTGCTTCCTGCTGGTGATGACGGTGCTGGCGTTGTTGACCCAGTTGCGCGGCTTCTATGAAGCGGGCAACTACTTCCTGCTGATTCTGGGCAGTGTCATCCTGATCGCGGCGATCCTGGTTTCGCTCGAGTGCGGTGCGGCGCTCAAGCGCCAGCGCCAGGAGATCGCCAATCAGGGTAAGTGA
- a CDS encoding glutathione S-transferase family protein has protein sequence MIQVHHLENSRSQRILWLLEELGVEYSLVEYRRDPKTMLAPPALEQVHPLGKSPLIVDDERVVAESGAIIEYLLERFDHGTLMPPAGSEERLRYRFWLHHAEGSAMPPLVMRLVFSRLDKPPVPGVIRPIGKLLAKGVMKQFLDPQIRQLKAFWESELARSSWFAGERFSAADIQMSFPILALQGRGGLDGAPHLAEFIDRIRQRPAYQRATARGGELGDL, from the coding sequence ATGATTCAGGTCCACCATCTGGAAAATTCCCGCTCCCAGCGGATCCTGTGGTTGCTCGAGGAGCTGGGCGTGGAGTATTCGCTGGTCGAATATCGGCGCGATCCCAAGACGATGCTGGCCCCGCCTGCGCTCGAGCAGGTCCATCCGCTTGGCAAGTCGCCGTTGATCGTCGATGACGAACGCGTGGTGGCGGAGTCGGGAGCGATCATCGAGTACCTCCTCGAGCGTTTCGATCATGGCACCCTGATGCCGCCGGCGGGCAGCGAGGAGCGGTTGCGGTACCGTTTCTGGTTGCACCACGCCGAGGGTTCGGCAATGCCCCCATTGGTGATGCGCCTGGTCTTCTCGCGTCTCGACAAGCCGCCGGTGCCGGGCGTGATACGCCCGATCGGCAAGCTGCTGGCGAAGGGCGTGATGAAGCAATTTCTCGACCCGCAGATACGCCAGCTCAAGGCTTTCTGGGAGAGCGAACTTGCGCGATCGAGCTGGTTTGCCGGCGAGCGCTTCAGTGCCGCCGACATCCAGATGAGCTTTCCCATACTGGCCCTGCAAGGGCGGGGAGGCCTCGACGGCGCGCCCCATCTGGCCGAGTTCATCGACCGCATCAGGCAACGCCCCGCCTACCAGCGGGCAACGGCCCGGGGCGGGGAACTTGGAGACCTATGA